The following are encoded together in the Methylorubrum sp. B1-46 genome:
- a CDS encoding CsbD family protein, with translation MVDTDRVVGAAKDFGGRAQGAVGDALGSDRDSLEGRYREAEGRAQRIYGQAKDTVRDIADDVGGYAEDAYDRVSRHGGTYLRDGRERVQTQVGENPFLALLIAGAVGYGLALLLHSRR, from the coding sequence ATGGTTGACACGGATCGCGTCGTCGGCGCTGCGAAGGATTTCGGTGGCCGGGCGCAGGGTGCGGTGGGCGACGCGCTCGGCTCGGACCGGGACTCGCTGGAAGGCCGCTATCGGGAGGCCGAGGGTCGGGCGCAGCGCATCTACGGTCAGGCGAAGGATACGGTGCGCGACATCGCCGACGATGTCGGCGGCTATGCCGAGGACGCCTACGACCGCGTCAGCCGCCACGGCGGCACCTATCTGCGCGACGGGCGCGAGCGGGTTCAGACCCAGGTCGGCGAGAACCCGTTCCTCGCGCTGCTGATCGCCGGCGCTGTCGGCTACGGCCTCGCTCTGCTGCTGCATTCGCGCCGCTGA
- a CDS encoding 3-hydroxybutyrate dehydrogenase yields MSLKGKAAVVTGSTSGIGLAIARSFAKEGANVVLNGFGKPEEIERTRSGIESEFGVKAAYSPADLTKPDAIGGLIELSVETFGSVDILVNNAGVQYVSPIEEFPVEKWDQIIALNLSSAFHTLRAAVPHMKAKGWGRVINTASAHSMVASPFKSAYVAAKHGIVGLTKTAALELATHGITVNCISPGYVWTPLVESQIPDTMKARGLTKEQVIEDVLLKAQPTKEFVTVDQVAALAVFLCSDGASQITGANIAMDGGWTAQ; encoded by the coding sequence ATGAGCCTGAAAGGGAAAGCTGCCGTCGTCACCGGCTCGACGAGCGGCATCGGCCTCGCCATCGCGCGCAGCTTCGCGAAAGAGGGCGCGAACGTCGTCCTCAACGGCTTCGGCAAGCCCGAGGAGATCGAGCGGACGCGCAGCGGCATCGAGAGCGAGTTCGGCGTCAAGGCTGCCTACTCACCCGCCGACCTCACCAAGCCCGACGCGATCGGCGGACTGATCGAACTCTCGGTCGAGACGTTCGGCAGCGTCGACATCCTCGTGAACAACGCGGGCGTGCAGTACGTCTCGCCGATTGAGGAATTTCCGGTCGAGAAGTGGGACCAGATCATCGCGCTCAATCTCTCCTCGGCCTTCCACACCCTGCGCGCGGCCGTGCCGCACATGAAGGCGAAGGGCTGGGGCCGGGTCATCAACACGGCCTCGGCGCACTCGATGGTCGCCTCGCCCTTCAAGTCCGCCTATGTCGCGGCAAAGCACGGCATCGTCGGGCTGACCAAGACCGCCGCCCTCGAACTCGCCACCCACGGCATCACCGTGAACTGCATCTCGCCCGGCTATGTCTGGACGCCGCTGGTCGAGAGTCAGATCCCGGACACGATGAAGGCGCGCGGCCTGACCAAGGAACAGGTGATCGAGGACGTGCTGCTCAAGGCGCAGCCGACCAAGGAATTCGTGACCGTCGATCAGGTGGCGGCGCTTGCCGTATTCCTGTGCTCGGACGGCGCCAGCCAGATCACCGGCGCCAACATCGCCATGGACGGCGGCTGGACGGCGCAGTAG